In Thermoanaerobaculales bacterium, one genomic interval encodes:
- a CDS encoding dihydroorotase has product MQRLLIRNGRVVDPSQNLDQGMDVLLKDGQVARIGERIRVKSETPVLDAAGLVVAPGFIDLNVHLCEPGYEQRETIATGCRAAVAGGFTAVCCSAATKPVNDEPSVTQLILERAQDVDLARVYPVGAVSRGLGGAELAEIGEMVRAGAVAVGDPGPVANAQLMRRALEYARSFSIPVVVHAEDASLSDGGLMHEGVVATRIGLRGMPAAAEEVVVARDLALARITSGRLHLRHLSTAGALARVRAAKAEGLAVTCEVAAHHFALSDDDVAGATYNPDWKVNPPLRSSDHVDAVKQALYDGTVDAITSDHEPRHRDEKELDFSEAPFGAVGLETAVSLAIDRLVHGKVIGIGRLVRLFSLGPAQAFRLPGGTLKPGSPADVTILDLRRRITVDPKSFRSKARNTPFGGLKLRGAPAVTIVGGRIVWRADA; this is encoded by the coding sequence GTGCAGCGACTGTTGATTCGTAACGGGCGGGTTGTCGATCCCTCGCAGAACCTCGACCAGGGCATGGACGTCCTGCTCAAGGACGGACAGGTCGCGCGTATCGGCGAGCGGATCCGGGTCAAGTCGGAGACGCCGGTCCTTGACGCCGCCGGGTTGGTCGTCGCGCCGGGCTTCATCGACCTCAACGTGCACCTCTGCGAGCCGGGCTACGAGCAGCGGGAGACGATCGCGACCGGCTGCCGCGCCGCTGTGGCCGGCGGCTTCACCGCCGTCTGCTGCTCCGCCGCCACCAAGCCGGTCAACGACGAGCCCTCGGTGACCCAGCTCATCCTCGAGCGCGCGCAGGATGTCGACCTCGCGCGCGTCTACCCGGTCGGCGCGGTGTCGCGGGGGCTGGGCGGGGCGGAGCTCGCGGAGATCGGCGAGATGGTTCGGGCGGGGGCGGTGGCGGTCGGCGACCCGGGGCCGGTGGCCAACGCGCAGCTGATGCGTCGCGCCCTCGAGTACGCCCGCAGCTTCTCGATTCCGGTGGTCGTCCACGCCGAGGACGCCAGCCTGTCCGACGGCGGCCTCATGCACGAGGGCGTGGTGGCGACGCGGATCGGGCTGCGCGGGATGCCGGCAGCGGCCGAGGAGGTGGTGGTCGCTCGCGACCTCGCGCTCGCCCGCATCACCTCGGGCCGCCTCCACCTGCGCCACCTGTCGACCGCAGGCGCACTGGCGCGGGTCCGCGCCGCGAAGGCCGAGGGCCTGGCGGTGACCTGCGAGGTGGCTGCCCACCACTTCGCGCTGAGCGACGACGACGTGGCGGGTGCGACCTACAACCCCGACTGGAAGGTCAATCCGCCGCTCCGTTCCTCGGACCACGTGGATGCCGTCAAGCAGGCGCTTTACGACGGGACCGTGGACGCGATCACCTCCGACCACGAGCCCCGCCACCGCGACGAGAAGGAGCTCGACTTCTCGGAGGCGCCGTTCGGCGCCGTCGGCCTGGAAACGGCCGTCAGCCTGGCCATCGACCGGCTGGTGCACGGCAAGGTGATCGGCATTGGGCGGCTGGTGCGGCTGTTCTCGCTGGGCCCGGCGCAGGCGTTCCGGCTGCCGGGCGGCACGCTCAAGCCGGGCTCGCCCGCCGACGTCACGATCCTCGACCTGCGGCGCCGCATCACCGTCGACCCGAAGTCCTTCCGGTCAAAGGCGCGGAACACGCCGTTTGGCGGGCTCAAGCTGCGGGGCGCCCCGGCGGTGACCATCGTCGGCGGCCGCATCGTCTGGCGCGCCGACGCCTGA
- a CDS encoding SBBP repeat-containing protein — protein sequence MTKGFAARGARFSSVLVAALVAAAWPAAAAEPMGNPDGEGQRRLVVEMVDRLPLLFVPEQVSADGAMGYAVRGREANIWLSDRGIAYQLHSTRTDEPNAAAGSWVVALDLVGATPRRPVGEDLLPTKVSYFKGPKKDWRTGLPSYGTVVYREPWPGVDLVVGGTAGELKSSFVVRPGADSAVIRLAYRGASAVRLEPDGGLVAETPLGDIREQAPVAYQEVDGRRVEVAAAFELELGAEDGRQGYRFRLGEHDPSRELVIDPVTLVYCGYIGGSDDDIGYDIALDAAGNAYVTGTTTSSESTFPVAVGPDLSHNDGYVEDAFVARVNAAGTALDYCGYIGGDSKDFGEGIAADAAGNAYVTGRTSSTEATFPVTVGPDLTDNDPQGHDAFVAKVNAAGTTLEYCGYIGGSSSDWGADIALDGSGNAYVTGRTRSTEATFPVAVGPDLSYNDVSDGWDAFVAKVNAAGTGLDYCGYIGGLTDDEGIGITCGDDGSAFVTGMTQSPVGFPVTVGPDLTHNGSYDAFVAKVNAAGTGLDYCGYIGGFWNEWGRSIATDAAGNAYVTGETSSSEATFPVTVGPDLTYNGQPYYWDFDAFVAKVNATGTALDYCGYIGGWGTEEAGRGIAVDAAGQAYVTGITDSTEESFPVTVGPDLTFNGSRDAFVAKVNAGGTALDFCGYIGGELGDFATAVAIDGAGSVYVTGWTKSTEATLPVMVGPDVSHNGDQDAFVAKLRSLGLLFSDGFESGDTSAWSATVP from the coding sequence ATGACGAAGGGCTTCGCAGCGCGGGGGGCGCGGTTCTCCTCGGTCCTGGTGGCGGCGCTGGTCGCTGCAGCGTGGCCTGCGGCGGCGGCTGAACCAATGGGCAACCCGGACGGTGAGGGGCAGCGGCGGCTAGTGGTCGAGATGGTCGACCGGTTGCCGCTGCTGTTCGTGCCGGAGCAGGTGTCGGCCGACGGGGCGATGGGGTACGCGGTGCGGGGGCGCGAGGCCAACATCTGGCTGAGCGATCGAGGGATCGCTTACCAGTTGCACTCGACACGCACCGACGAGCCGAATGCTGCCGCGGGCAGCTGGGTCGTGGCCCTCGACCTGGTGGGGGCCACGCCCCGGCGGCCGGTCGGGGAGGACCTGCTGCCGACCAAGGTGAGCTACTTCAAGGGGCCCAAGAAGGACTGGCGGACCGGGCTGCCGAGCTACGGCACCGTGGTCTATCGCGAGCCGTGGCCAGGGGTGGACCTGGTGGTGGGGGGCACGGCCGGGGAGCTGAAGTCGAGCTTCGTGGTGCGTCCTGGAGCCGACTCGGCCGTGATCCGTCTCGCCTACCGCGGGGCGAGCGCGGTGCGGCTCGAGCCGGACGGCGGGCTGGTGGCCGAGACCCCGCTCGGAGACATTCGCGAGCAGGCGCCGGTTGCGTACCAGGAGGTGGACGGTCGGCGCGTGGAGGTCGCGGCGGCCTTCGAGCTCGAGCTCGGCGCTGAGGACGGCCGGCAGGGCTACCGCTTTCGGCTCGGCGAGCACGACCCCTCCCGCGAGCTGGTGATCGACCCGGTGACCCTGGTCTACTGCGGCTACATCGGCGGATCTGATGACGACATTGGCTACGACATCGCTCTCGACGCCGCCGGCAACGCCTACGTCACAGGTACCACAACCTCGAGCGAGTCGACCTTCCCGGTGGCGGTCGGACCGGATCTCAGCCACAACGACGGCTACGTTGAAGACGCCTTCGTCGCCAGGGTCAACGCCGCCGGCACCGCGCTGGACTACTGCGGCTACATCGGGGGGGACAGCAAAGATTTCGGCGAGGGCATCGCCGCGGATGCTGCCGGCAACGCCTACGTCACCGGCAGGACTTCTTCGACCGAGGCGACCTTTCCGGTGACCGTCGGCCCGGACCTCACCGACAACGACCCCCAGGGCCACGACGCCTTCGTGGCGAAAGTCAACGCCGCCGGCACGACGTTGGAGTACTGCGGCTACATCGGCGGATCGAGCTCGGACTGGGGTGCTGACATCGCCCTCGACGGCAGCGGGAACGCCTACGTCACGGGTCGCACCCGATCCACCGAGGCGACCTTCCCGGTGGCGGTCGGCCCGGACCTCAGCTACAACGACGTTTCCGACGGCTGGGACGCCTTCGTTGCCAAGGTCAACGCCGCCGGGACCGGCCTGGACTACTGCGGGTACATCGGCGGATTGACCGACGACGAAGGCATCGGCATCACGTGCGGCGACGATGGGAGTGCCTTCGTCACGGGAATGACCCAATCCCCTGTGGGTTTCCCGGTGACGGTGGGCCCAGATCTCACGCACAACGGCTCATATGACGCCTTCGTGGCCAAGGTCAACGCCGCCGGGACCGGCTTGGACTACTGCGGCTACATCGGCGGGTTCTGGAACGAGTGGGGGAGGAGCATCGCCACCGACGCCGCCGGCAACGCCTATGTGACTGGTGAAACCTCCTCCTCCGAGGCGACCTTCCCGGTCACGGTCGGCCCGGACCTCACGTACAACGGGCAGCCCTACTACTGGGACTTTGACGCCTTCGTGGCCAAGGTCAACGCCACGGGCACTGCTCTTGACTACTGCGGTTACATCGGGGGGTGGGGGACGGAGGAGGCCGGCCGGGGCATTGCCGTGGACGCGGCCGGACAGGCCTACGTCACGGGTATCACCGACTCCACCGAGGAGAGCTTCCCGGTCACGGTCGGCCCGGATCTCACGTTCAACGGAAGCCGCGACGCCTTCGTGGCCAAGGTCAACGCCGGCGGCACGGCGCTCGATTTCTGCGGCTACATCGGCGGGGAGCTTGGAGATTTTGCGACCGCTGTGGCCATTGACGGCGCAGGCAGTGTTTACGTCACCGGATGGACCAAGTCGACCGAAGCCACTCTTCCGGTGATGGTCGGACCAGACGTCTCCCACAACGGGGATCAAGACGCCTTTGTCGCCAAGCTGCGCTCGCTTGGGCTGCTCTTCTCTGACGGCTTCGAGTCCGGCGACACCTCGGCCTGGTCGGCGACGGTTCCTTGA
- the kdsA gene encoding 3-deoxy-8-phosphooctulonate synthase: MVAAPFQIAPGIPIGGGSRPVYIAGPCVIESEAATVELASRLAAIAAHRALPLLFKASFDKANRSSLTSFRGPGIDEGLAILRRVKEETGLPVLTDVHEPGQADRAAAVADVLQVPAFLCRQTDLLLACGGSGAAVNIKKGQFMAPDDMANAVDKVRSTGNERVTVTERGTSFGYHNLVVDMRAFPMIRRFAPVVFDVTHSLQLPGGLGLTTGGTREFHPQLARAAAAAGVDGFFIEVHPSPHDALSDASTQLSLEEFDTLVEQLEAVTAAVRGAAP, translated from the coding sequence ATGGTTGCAGCACCTTTCCAGATCGCGCCCGGCATCCCGATCGGGGGCGGTAGCCGTCCCGTCTACATCGCCGGGCCGTGCGTTATCGAGTCCGAGGCGGCTACCGTCGAGCTCGCGAGCCGGCTCGCCGCGATCGCGGCCCACCGCGCTCTTCCCCTGCTCTTCAAGGCGTCGTTCGACAAGGCCAACCGGTCCTCGCTGACCTCGTTCCGGGGCCCCGGGATCGACGAAGGCCTCGCCATCCTGCGGCGGGTCAAGGAGGAGACCGGGCTGCCGGTGCTCACCGACGTCCACGAGCCCGGGCAGGCCGACCGGGCGGCGGCAGTGGCCGACGTCCTCCAGGTCCCGGCCTTCCTGTGCCGGCAGACCGACCTGCTGCTGGCGTGCGGCGGCAGCGGCGCCGCGGTGAACATCAAGAAGGGCCAGTTCATGGCCCCCGACGACATGGCCAACGCGGTCGACAAGGTCCGCTCCACCGGCAACGAGCGGGTGACGGTCACCGAGCGCGGCACCAGCTTCGGCTACCACAACCTGGTCGTCGACATGCGCGCCTTCCCGATGATCCGCCGCTTCGCACCGGTGGTGTTCGACGTCACCCACTCGCTGCAGCTTCCGGGCGGCCTCGGGCTCACGACCGGCGGCACGCGGGAGTTCCACCCCCAGCTCGCGAGGGCGGCGGCCGCGGCCGGGGTCGACGGTTTCTTCATCGAGGTCCACCCGAGCCCGCACGACGCCCTGTCCGACGCCTCCACCCAGCTCTCGCTGGAGGAGTTCGACACGCTGGTTGAACAGCTCGAGGCCGTGACGGCCGCGGTCCGGGGGGCGGCGCCGTGA
- the pyrR gene encoding bifunctional pyr operon transcriptional regulator/uracil phosphoribosyltransferase PyrR: protein MADKRAARARRIQIMDAAEIERTISRMAAEIVENNGKELLLVGIHTRGIPLARRLAERISATTGADVPVGRLDITLYRDDVGPWRPAHRQPLLKETVLPVPIDDLVVILVDDVLYTGRTIRAALGTLVDWGRPQAVRLAVLVDRGHRELPIAPDYVGRVLETTREEDVQVHLSEVDGDDGVWVGKEAGHAG, encoded by the coding sequence ATGGCAGACAAGCGCGCCGCACGCGCACGACGGATCCAGATCATGGACGCGGCGGAGATCGAGCGGACGATCTCCCGGATGGCGGCCGAGATCGTGGAGAACAACGGCAAGGAGCTGCTGCTGGTCGGGATCCACACCCGCGGCATCCCGCTCGCCCGCCGGCTGGCCGAGAGGATCTCTGCCACGACCGGCGCCGACGTCCCGGTAGGGAGGCTGGACATCACCCTCTACCGGGACGACGTCGGTCCGTGGCGGCCGGCCCATCGCCAGCCGCTGCTCAAGGAGACGGTCCTGCCGGTGCCGATCGACGACCTGGTCGTCATCCTGGTCGACGACGTGCTCTACACCGGACGGACCATCCGCGCCGCCCTCGGCACTCTGGTCGACTGGGGCCGGCCGCAAGCGGTGCGGCTGGCGGTGCTCGTGGATCGCGGTCACCGCGAGCTGCCGATCGCCCCCGATTACGTCGGCCGCGTGCTCGAGACGACCCGCGAGGAGGACGTGCAGGTGCACCTCTCCGAGGTCGACGGCGATGATGGAGTGTGGGTTGGAAAGGAGGCGGGACATGCCGGTTGA
- a CDS encoding CTP synthase, with protein sequence MATKYVFVTGGVVSGLGKGISAASLASLMEAHGYTVTMLKIDPYVNVDPGTMSPFQHGEVFVTDDGAETDLDLGHYERFTSVSMSKKNNFTTGKIYASVIEKERRGDYLGKTVQVIPHITDEIKANIRAVGGDVDFVIVEIGGTVGDIESLPFLEAIRQFRSDLGRGNVLNIHLTLVPYIKGSDELKTKPTQHSVKELLQIGIQPDILLARVDRPLPSDLRDKIALFCNVESRAVIPAQDVDTIYEVPLKLAAEGLDEIVLEMLGLPRGNKDLARWREVVDAIRTAKDEVSIGIVGKYVDLADSYKSLNEALGHGGLANGVKVNLMFIDSESLEGSGYPEQLFEVDAILVPGGFGKRGIEGMIRAIEFARGRRIPYFGICLGLQTAMIEFARNVCGLAGAHSTEFVAQPPYKVIYKMRELVGVDQMGGTMRLGKYPCRLKPGSLAWKTYAADEVWERHRHRYEVNPEYVPLFEEKGLMVSGKSPDRMFVEVVELPGHPWFLACQFHPEFKSRPYRPHPIFKSFIAAAIEYRKQRVGGEAAEPAGTVAKAPAVEEPAVQA encoded by the coding sequence ATGGCAACGAAGTACGTCTTCGTCACCGGCGGCGTGGTGTCCGGCCTCGGCAAGGGCATCTCGGCTGCGTCGCTGGCCTCCCTGATGGAGGCCCACGGCTACACCGTCACCATGTTGAAGATCGACCCCTACGTCAACGTCGATCCCGGGACCATGTCGCCCTTCCAGCACGGCGAGGTCTTCGTCACCGACGACGGCGCCGAGACCGACCTCGACCTCGGCCACTACGAGCGCTTCACGAGCGTCTCGATGTCCAAGAAGAACAACTTCACGACCGGCAAGATCTATGCATCGGTGATCGAGAAGGAGCGCCGCGGCGACTACCTCGGCAAGACCGTGCAGGTGATCCCGCACATCACCGACGAGATCAAGGCCAACATCCGGGCGGTGGGCGGCGACGTCGACTTCGTGATCGTCGAGATCGGCGGCACCGTGGGCGACATCGAGTCGCTGCCGTTCCTCGAGGCGATCCGCCAGTTCCGGTCCGACCTCGGCCGCGGCAACGTGCTCAACATCCACCTCACCCTGGTGCCGTACATCAAGGGCTCGGACGAGCTCAAGACCAAGCCGACCCAGCACTCGGTGAAGGAGCTGCTGCAGATCGGGATCCAGCCCGACATCCTGCTGGCCCGGGTCGACCGGCCGCTGCCCTCCGACCTGCGCGACAAGATCGCGCTCTTCTGCAACGTCGAGTCGCGGGCGGTGATCCCGGCGCAGGACGTCGACACCATCTACGAGGTGCCGCTGAAGCTCGCGGCCGAGGGGCTCGACGAGATCGTGCTCGAGATGCTCGGCCTTCCCCGGGGCAACAAGGACCTCGCCCGCTGGCGCGAGGTCGTGGACGCGATCCGCACCGCGAAGGACGAGGTGTCGATCGGGATCGTCGGCAAGTACGTCGACCTCGCCGACTCCTACAAGTCGCTCAACGAGGCCCTCGGCCACGGCGGCCTCGCCAACGGCGTCAAGGTCAACCTGATGTTCATCGACTCCGAGTCGCTCGAGGGCTCCGGCTACCCGGAGCAGCTGTTCGAGGTCGACGCGATCCTGGTGCCGGGAGGCTTCGGCAAGCGCGGGATCGAGGGGATGATCCGGGCGATCGAGTTCGCGCGCGGCCGCAGGATCCCCTACTTCGGCATCTGCCTCGGCCTGCAGACCGCGATGATCGAGTTCGCCCGCAACGTGTGCGGGCTCGCCGGCGCCCACTCGACCGAGTTCGTGGCCCAGCCGCCCTACAAGGTCATCTACAAGATGCGCGAGCTGGTCGGAGTGGACCAGATGGGCGGCACGATGCGGCTCGGCAAGTACCCGTGCCGGCTCAAGCCGGGCTCGCTGGCCTGGAAGACCTACGCCGCCGACGAGGTCTGGGAGCGGCACCGCCACCGCTACGAGGTCAACCCCGAGTACGTCCCGCTGTTCGAGGAGAAGGGCCTGATGGTGAGCGGCAAGTCGCCCGACCGGATGTTCGTCGAGGTCGTGGAGCTGCCCGGCCACCCGTGGTTCCTGGCCTGCCAGTTCCACCCCGAGTTCAAGTCGCGGCCGTACCGACCGCACCCGATCTTCAAGTCGTTCATCGCGGCCGCCATCGAGTACCGCAAGCAGAGGGTGGGCGGGGAGGCCGCGGAGCCGGCGGGGACCGTCGCGAAGGCGCCGGCCGTGGAGGAGCCCGCGGTCCAGGCGTGA
- a CDS encoding aspartate carbamoyltransferase catalytic subunit yields the protein MPVESASELKRKDVVGIAPLEPSEIQLILDTAEELLEVARRPIKKVPVLRGATVVNLFMEPSTRTRFSFEMAEKRLSADTLNFSSSTSSVSKGETLVDTARNLMAMAPDYIVIRHPNTGAPHRLAEEVPASIINAGDGINEHPTQALLDAFTMRRHFGRLEGLNVVIAGDIRHSRVARSNAFLLNKMGAKLRFAAPASLLPVGVEELGASTFLRLEPALEGADVVMMLRIQKERQAAINFPSAREYYDFFALTEERLALAAPHAVVMHPGPMNRGVEIDSEVADGERSLILDQVTNGVAVRMAILYLLAGGRGAATVDS from the coding sequence ATGCCGGTTGAGTCGGCCTCCGAGCTGAAGCGAAAGGACGTGGTGGGCATCGCGCCGCTCGAGCCGTCCGAGATCCAGCTCATCCTCGATACCGCCGAGGAGCTGCTCGAGGTGGCCCGCCGCCCGATCAAGAAGGTGCCGGTGCTGCGCGGCGCCACCGTGGTCAACCTGTTCATGGAGCCGTCGACGCGGACCCGCTTCTCGTTCGAGATGGCGGAGAAGCGGCTGTCGGCCGACACCCTCAACTTCTCGTCCTCGACCTCCTCGGTGTCCAAGGGCGAGACCCTGGTCGACACCGCCCGCAACCTGATGGCGATGGCGCCCGACTACATCGTGATCCGCCACCCCAACACCGGTGCGCCCCACCGGCTCGCCGAGGAGGTTCCGGCCTCGATCATCAACGCCGGCGACGGCATCAACGAGCACCCGACCCAGGCCCTGCTCGACGCCTTCACCATGCGCCGGCACTTCGGCCGCCTCGAAGGCTTGAACGTGGTGATCGCGGGCGACATCCGGCACTCCCGGGTCGCCCGCTCCAACGCGTTTCTGCTCAACAAGATGGGCGCCAAGCTGCGGTTCGCCGCCCCGGCCTCGCTGCTGCCGGTCGGGGTCGAGGAGCTGGGGGCGTCGACCTTCCTGCGCCTGGAGCCCGCGCTCGAGGGCGCCGATGTGGTGATGATGCTCAGGATCCAGAAGGAGCGCCAGGCCGCGATCAACTTCCCGTCGGCGCGAGAGTACTACGACTTCTTCGCGCTGACCGAGGAGAGGCTGGCCCTCGCCGCGCCGCACGCGGTGGTGATGCACCCGGGGCCGATGAACCGCGGGGTCGAGATCGACTCCGAGGTCGCGGACGGTGAGCGCTCCCTCATCCTGGATCAGGTGACCAATGGGGTCGCCGTGCGGATGGCGATCCTCTACTTGCTTGCCGGAGGTCGCGGTGCAGCGACTGTTGATTCGTAA
- a CDS encoding asparaginase domain-containing protein, which yields MKITILTTGGTIDKTYDEYGGNLEIEGTNLDEILASLRLPDLFIRHVSVMRKDSLDMTEEDRGRILEAVRDALPTSDAVIVVHGTDTLGKTGDHLHAGLDALAIPVILTGAMRPYEFRDSDAQQNVTEALMAARLLPAGVYAVIHNRILSFPGVVKDRRAGEFRSASA from the coding sequence GTGAAGATCACGATCCTGACCACCGGCGGGACCATCGACAAGACCTACGACGAGTACGGCGGCAACCTCGAGATCGAGGGCACCAACCTCGACGAGATCCTGGCCTCGCTGCGGCTGCCGGACCTCTTCATCCGGCACGTGTCGGTGATGCGCAAGGACTCCCTCGACATGACCGAGGAGGACCGAGGCCGGATCCTGGAGGCGGTCCGGGACGCGCTGCCCACCTCGGATGCGGTGATCGTGGTCCACGGCACCGACACCCTGGGCAAGACCGGCGACCACCTGCACGCCGGGCTCGATGCGCTGGCGATCCCGGTCATCCTGACCGGCGCGATGCGGCCGTACGAGTTCCGCGACTCCGACGCCCAGCAGAACGTGACCGAGGCGTTGATGGCGGCGCGCCTCCTCCCGGCGGGCGTCTACGCGGTCATCCACAACCGGATCCTCAGCTTCCCCGGGGTGGTGAAGGACCGGCGGGCGGGCGAGTTCCGCTCCGCCTCGGCGTGA
- a CDS encoding DMT family transporter: MADDPVATRTSDRLQVLAAAFLFSTGGAAIKACSLTGWQVAAIRAGIAAVALLLLLPATRRGWSLRLLPVAAAFSATTVLFAVCNKLTTAASTIFLQATAPLYIVLLGPLLLRERIRRSDLAFMAALAAGMVLFFVGDQPAADTAPQPVLGNILAAAAGLSWGLTIIGLRWLGRHAGPGEDPSAAAVVAGNLLACLIALPFALPVAAFRPTDWLLVIFLGVFQIAVAYVFLTRGVRRVTALEVSLLLLLEPVLNPLWALLVHGERPGPWAAVGGAIIILATAVNTLAQGRRDA, encoded by the coding sequence ATGGCAGACGACCCCGTTGCCACGCGAACCTCCGACCGCCTGCAGGTGCTGGCGGCCGCCTTCCTGTTCTCGACCGGAGGCGCCGCCATCAAGGCCTGCTCCCTGACCGGCTGGCAGGTCGCAGCCATCCGTGCCGGCATCGCTGCCGTGGCACTCCTGCTCCTGCTGCCCGCCACCCGCCGCGGCTGGTCGCTGCGGCTGCTCCCGGTCGCCGCCGCCTTCTCCGCCACCACGGTCCTGTTCGCGGTCTGCAACAAGCTGACGACCGCCGCCAGCACGATCTTCCTGCAAGCGACCGCGCCGCTCTACATCGTGCTCCTCGGACCGTTGCTGCTGCGCGAGCGGATCCGCCGCAGCGACCTCGCCTTCATGGCGGCGCTGGCCGCCGGCATGGTGCTCTTCTTCGTCGGCGACCAACCTGCCGCCGACACCGCGCCGCAGCCGGTGCTGGGCAACATCCTGGCGGCCGCCGCCGGCCTGTCGTGGGGGCTCACCATCATTGGCCTGCGCTGGCTCGGCCGGCACGCGGGGCCCGGCGAGGATCCGTCGGCGGCGGCGGTCGTGGCCGGCAATCTGCTCGCCTGCCTGATCGCGCTGCCGTTCGCCCTGCCGGTCGCCGCCTTCCGCCCGACCGACTGGCTGCTGGTCATCTTCCTCGGCGTGTTCCAGATCGCCGTCGCCTACGTCTTCCTGACCCGCGGCGTGCGCCGGGTCACGGCCCTAGAGGTGTCGCTGCTGCTGCTGCTCGAGCCGGTTCTCAACCCGCTGTGGGCGCTGCTCGTTCACGGCGAGCGGCCGGGGCCGTGGGCGGCGGTCGGCGGCGCGATCATCATCCTGGCGACCGCGGTCAACACCCTCGCCCAGGGACGGCGCGACGCCTAG
- the queF gene encoding preQ(1) synthase, with product MVEGEGRRFPFVGLEALTPEVLETFPFEYAGREALVEISTDEFTAVCPYSGLPDFGTLTVRYLPADSCVELKSFKYYLTSFRSVGIYQEHAAHRILDDLVACCAPRWMEVVLDYRLRGGIHTVVTVSHGRR from the coding sequence ATGGTCGAGGGCGAGGGACGGCGATTCCCCTTCGTGGGGCTCGAGGCGCTGACGCCGGAGGTGCTGGAGACCTTCCCGTTCGAGTACGCCGGCCGCGAGGCCCTGGTCGAGATCTCGACCGACGAGTTCACCGCCGTCTGCCCGTACTCGGGTCTGCCCGACTTCGGGACCCTCACTGTCCGCTACCTGCCGGCCGACTCCTGCGTCGAGCTGAAGTCCTTCAAGTACTACCTGACCAGCTTCCGCAGCGTCGGCATCTATCAGGAGCACGCCGCCCACCGCATCCTCGACGACCTGGTGGCCTGCTGCGCGCCGCGCTGGATGGAGGTGGTGCTCGACTACCGCCTGCGCGGCGGCATTCACACCGTGGTCACCGTGAGCCACGGCCGCCGGTAG
- a CDS encoding KpsF/GutQ family sugar-phosphate isomerase, giving the protein MTLTVARQVLETEAEAIRRLADLIGEDFERAVNMVVACTGRVVWTGMGKSGIICHKLAATMRSTGTPALHLHPADAIHGDLGMVVAGDLVVAISHSGTTEEILRLVEFLKRQAIPLIAFTSYPDSPLAQAADLHLDLGVRREACPLNLAPTASTTASLALGDALAMAVSVRKGFREEDFALLHPGGKLGKRFLKVGDLMHHGADVPRVAPDTPMKDVIYEMSRKGLGVATVQDGDGRLLGVITDGDLRRLMERDTAPLDHAAAEVMHPGGVAIGAGELASAALRLLEERRITSLMVCGPDGRVEGVLHLHDLWGVGLF; this is encoded by the coding sequence GTGACGTTGACTGTCGCCCGCCAGGTCCTGGAGACCGAGGCCGAGGCCATTCGCCGGCTGGCCGACCTGATCGGTGAGGACTTCGAGCGGGCGGTCAACATGGTCGTCGCCTGCACCGGCCGGGTGGTGTGGACGGGCATGGGCAAGTCGGGGATCATCTGCCACAAGCTGGCGGCCACCATGCGCTCGACGGGCACGCCGGCGCTCCACCTGCACCCGGCGGACGCCATTCACGGCGACCTCGGGATGGTGGTCGCGGGCGACCTGGTGGTCGCGATCTCGCACTCCGGGACCACCGAGGAGATCCTGCGCTTGGTCGAGTTCCTCAAGCGACAGGCCATCCCGCTGATCGCCTTCACCTCGTACCCGGACTCGCCGCTCGCCCAGGCGGCCGACCTGCACCTCGACCTCGGCGTGCGCCGCGAGGCCTGCCCGCTCAACCTGGCGCCGACCGCGTCGACCACCGCCAGCCTGGCCCTCGGCGACGCGCTGGCGATGGCAGTGTCGGTGCGCAAGGGGTTTCGCGAGGAGGACTTCGCGCTGCTGCATCCGGGCGGCAAGCTCGGCAAGCGCTTCCTCAAGGTGGGCGACCTGATGCACCACGGCGCGGACGTCCCGCGGGTGGCGCCTGATACCCCGATGAAGGACGTGATCTACGAGATGAGCCGCAAGGGCCTCGGCGTCGCCACGGTGCAGGACGGCGACGGCCGGCTGCTCGGGGTGATCACCGACGGCGACCTGCGGCGGCTGATGGAGCGCGATACGGCCCCGCTCGACCACGCGGCGGCCGAGGTGATGCACCCGGGCGGCGTGGCCATCGGTGCCGGCGAGCTCGCGTCGGCCGCGCTGCGGCTGCTCGAGGAGCGGCGGATCACGTCGTTGATGGTGTGCGGCCCGGACGGCAGGGTCGAGGGAGTCCTCCACCTGCACGACCTGTGGGGCGTCGGGCTGTTCTGA